A genomic stretch from Primulina huaijiensis isolate GDHJ02 chromosome 14, ASM1229523v2, whole genome shotgun sequence includes:
- the LOC140956768 gene encoding uncharacterized protein isoform X1: MEQLGGGGAGGRDIIGNRIINHHRSPPSPSDRLLGVFQSQSSSAAPPLELSEHDIFSSPSGSSSPSNVDPSHIPSPTQNASNRNKSHGILAALNDNMGTKSGSGTGSGARPVFNHKASTSASLSSSSSTSPAASFSSRIMIPRRPPPLPQVDRVRLLHQSAPVKVPVIPEAMRRRAMELDEVLSEKDEEEENGVILPPHEVVAARNSPILSFSVLEGAGRTLKGRDLRQEYPKSCDMRRFSEWLLAQYLPNL, encoded by the exons ATGGAACAACTTGGCGGCGGCGGCGCGGGAGGTCGCGATATCATTGGCAACCGTATCATCAACCACCACCGTAGCCCTCCATCCCCGTCCGACAGGCTTTTGGGAGTGTTTCAGTCCCAGTCCTCATCAGCCGCGCCTCCTCTCGAACTGTCGGAACACGATATTTTCAGCTCTCCTTCTGGGAGCTCCTCCCCGTCGAACGTCGACCCTAGCCATATCCCCAGTCCCACCCAGAACGCCTCAAACCGCAACAAAAGTCACGGTATCTTAGCAGCTCTGAATGACAACATGGGTACGAAAAGCGGATCCGGAACTGGATCCGGCGCCCGACCCGTGTTCAACCACAAGGCGTCCACTTCTGCGTCGCTGTCCTCCTCGTCTTCCACTTCGCCCGCGGCGTCATTTTCGTCCAGGATAATGATTCCGAGAAGGCCTCCTCCTCTCCCTCAGGTGGATAGGGTGCGTCTTCTTCACCAATCGGCACCTGTTAAAGTACCTGTGATCCCTGAAGCAATGCGGAGGAGGGCGATGGAGTTAGATGAAGTCTTGTCGGAAAAGGATGAGGAGGAGGAAAATGGGGTGATATTGCCTCCGCATGAGGTGGTCGCGGCACGGAATTCTCCGATTTTGTCCTTTTCTGTGCTTGAGGGGGCTGGTAGGACATTGAAAGGGAGGGATCTCAGGCAG GAATATCCTAAATCATGTGATATGAGACGATTTTCTGAGTGGTTACTGGCACAATATCTACCGAACCTGTGA
- the LOC140956768 gene encoding uncharacterized protein isoform X2: MEQLGGGGAGGRDIIGNRIINHHRSPPSPSDRLLGVFQSQSSSAAPPLELSEHDIFSSPSGSSSPSNVDPSHIPSPTQNASNRNKSHGILAALNDNMGTKSGSGTGSGARPVFNHKASTSASLSSSSSTSPAASFSSRIMIPRRPPPLPQVDRVRLLHQSAPVKVPVIPEAMRRRAMELDEVLSEKDEEEENGVILPPHEVVAARNSPILSFSVLEGAGRTLKGRDLRQYTVYSFSISFN, translated from the coding sequence ATGGAACAACTTGGCGGCGGCGGCGCGGGAGGTCGCGATATCATTGGCAACCGTATCATCAACCACCACCGTAGCCCTCCATCCCCGTCCGACAGGCTTTTGGGAGTGTTTCAGTCCCAGTCCTCATCAGCCGCGCCTCCTCTCGAACTGTCGGAACACGATATTTTCAGCTCTCCTTCTGGGAGCTCCTCCCCGTCGAACGTCGACCCTAGCCATATCCCCAGTCCCACCCAGAACGCCTCAAACCGCAACAAAAGTCACGGTATCTTAGCAGCTCTGAATGACAACATGGGTACGAAAAGCGGATCCGGAACTGGATCCGGCGCCCGACCCGTGTTCAACCACAAGGCGTCCACTTCTGCGTCGCTGTCCTCCTCGTCTTCCACTTCGCCCGCGGCGTCATTTTCGTCCAGGATAATGATTCCGAGAAGGCCTCCTCCTCTCCCTCAGGTGGATAGGGTGCGTCTTCTTCACCAATCGGCACCTGTTAAAGTACCTGTGATCCCTGAAGCAATGCGGAGGAGGGCGATGGAGTTAGATGAAGTCTTGTCGGAAAAGGATGAGGAGGAGGAAAATGGGGTGATATTGCCTCCGCATGAGGTGGTCGCGGCACGGAATTCTCCGATTTTGTCCTTTTCTGTGCTTGAGGGGGCTGGTAGGACATTGAAAGGGAGGGATCTCAGGCAG